Part of the Nocardia farcinica genome, GGCCACCAGCCAGGGCGTGTTGGGCGAGCGCAGCAGCACCCGGTTACCGGGAACCAGGCCGAAGTCCTCGGTGAGCACCCGCGCGATCCGGTTGGCGGTGTCGAGCAGATCGCCGTAGCTCCAGGTGGATTCGGCGGTGGACAGGCACGGACGGTCGCGGCCGTGGCGGTCCACCGCGCCGTCGAGCAGCACGCTCGCGCAGTTCAGCCGCTCCGGATACCGCAGGGCGGGCAGGTCGAAGACGAACTCCGGCCACTGCGACGGCGGCGGGAGGTTGTCCCGGCAGAAGGTGTCGATGTGGGCTGAAGGAGTGAGCAAGGTTTCCGCCCTTTCCGAGACGGGAATCGGAGACGGGATCGCGCGCGCTCAGTCGATCGCGGCGACGGCCTGGATCTCGATGAGCGCCTCCGGTTGCCACAGCGCGGTGACGCCGACGCCGGTCATCGCCGGGTACTCGGTGCCCGCCAGCTCCCGCCAGATGCGCCCGATCTCCTTGCCGTTGGCCTGGTAGTCGGGAATGTCGAGCAGGTAGATCGTCACGCTCACCAGATCCTGCGGGCGCCCGCCCGCCGCGGCCAGCGCGGTCAGCATGTTCGTCATCGCCTGCCGGAACTGCTCGACGATGCCGCCCTCGACGATCTTGCCGTCGGCGTCCATCGCCGTCTGCCCGGCCAGATGCACGATGCCGCGGTGCCGGGTGGCGTGCGCGAAACCGGAGGGCTTCGCCAGCGTTGCGGGATTGATGCGTTCGACAGCCATGTCGCCTCACTCTGGTCCGGCTCGACGAAGCAGCGAGCCATGGGGGAAGGGGTGGTGCGGACCACACTATAGTGCTATTGTCACCACCGTCAACAGAACGCGATATTCCGCCGTTCCCCGGCCGCGGGATCGCCCCGGCCCCAGCCCCTGGAGTACATCGAGCAATGCGCCTGCGAACTGTCCGCACCGACGACGGCGGCTCCCACGCGGAGATCCGCCGCGACGGGCACTGGTACCCCACCGCCGCGCCCGACGTGGGCGCGCTGCTCGCCCGCCCCGACTGGCGGTCCGCGGTGACGGGCGAGCCGGTCGCCGGCCGCTCGGCGCCGGTGGTCACCGCGCCGCGCAAGATCGTCTGCTGCGGCCACAACTACCGCGCCCACATCGCCGAACTCGGCCGCGCGGAGCCCGAATTCCCCACGCTGTTCGCCAAATTCGCCGACACCCTCACCGCCTGGGACGCCGACATCACCCTCGGCATGGCCGCCGCCGACGCCGGCCTGGACTGGGAGGCGGAACTGGCCGTCGTGGTCGGGGTCGAACTGCGCCGCGCCGACCGGGCGACCGCACGGGCCGGGATCGCCGGTTACACGGTCGCCAACGACTTCTCGGTGCGCACCTGGCAGCGCCGCACCGCACAGTGGTTGCAGGGCAAGGCCTTCGACGCCACCACGCCCCTCGGCCCCGACCTGGTCACCCCCGACGAGGCCGATCCCGGCGACGGCCTGCGCATCACCTGCCGCGTCAACGGCGTCGTCGAGCAGTGCGGCTCCACCGACGACCTGCTGTTCGACCCGGGGGCGCTGCTGTCCTACATCTCCGCCTTCACCACCCTGCGCCCCGGCGACGTCGTGCTCACCGGCACGCCGGGCGGTGTCGGGGTGGCCGCCGACCCGCCGCGGCACCTGCGCGACGGCGACGTGGTGGAGACCGAGATCGAAGGCATCGGGCTGCTCCGCAACCGGATCACCCTCCCCACCGAAGACGATCCCGCCCCGCGGGACGGAAAGGAAGACCGATGAGCAACGAAACCCTCGACACCACCGCGGTTCCCGTCGTCACCCCGGCCGGGCAGGAGCACACCGACACCGCCCAGTCCGGCGGCGCGGTGCGGGTGTCGGGCGTGAGCCCGCAGCACACCCCCGCCACCAGGATCTGGTACGGCCGGGTGTCCAACGAGCCCGGGTACCGGTCGCTGCCGCACCACCACGGCGAGGCGGAGACCGGCGGTTACGTGCTGAAGGGGGTGGCGCGCATCTACTTCGGCGCCGACTACCAGCAGTACGTCGACATGAAGGAGGGCGACTTCGTGTTCGTGCCGCCGTTCATGCCGCACATCGAGGTGAACATGAGCACCACCGAGGAACTGGTGTGGCTGACCGCGCGCACCCCCGACAACATCGTGGTCAACCTGCCCGACGTGGACGACGCGATCCTGGTCGGCTACCGCCGCGCCTGAACCCGTCGCCGCGGGACCGCCGCCCGCTCCCCCGCGCTATCCGCACAGCCCTCGCGCACAGTGGATAGCGCGGGCTCACGCGCGCTCCTACCGTCGCGCGGCATGAGCGAACACACATCGGCCGAGGTCGACGCGATCGTCGTCGGATCGGGGATCAACGGGCTGGTCGCCGCCGCGGAACTCGCGCGCGCCGGATGGTCGGTGCTGGTGGCCGAACGCAACAGCGACATCGGCGGATTCATCGCCACCGAGGAACGCACGCTGCCCGGCTACCGGCACGACACCTTCTCCTCCTGGCATCCGCTGTTCGTCACCGGCGCGGCCTACGCCGGCCTGGGCGAGCTGCTGCACGAGCACGGCCTGACCTACCGCAACACCGACGGGTGGGTGACCGCCAGCGTCGGCGACGACGGCGCCGTCACGGCCGCGCACCGCGACCCGGAACGCACCGCCGCGGCCTTCACCGACGCCGGCGACCGCGCCGCGTACCTGCAGATGGTCGCGCGGCTGACCGCGAACCTGCCCGCGATCGGCGGGCTGATGGGCGCCGAACTGCGCTCGCCCGCCGTCCTGGGACCGGTGACCGGACTGCTGCGCGGCAACGGCCGCCGCGGCACCGAGACCTGGCTGCGCGACGCGCTGACCAGCGGGCGCGGCTACACCCGCCGCTACTTCCGCGGCCCCGAGGTCGACCACCTGTTCGCGCCGTGGCTGCTGCACGCCGGGCTGGCGCCCGACCACGCCACCGGCGGGTTGATGGTGCCGATGCTGGCCACCACCCTGCACGCCGCAGGCCTGCCCGTGGTAGCGGGCGGCTCGGGTGAGTTCGTGGCGGCGTTCCGGTCGCTGCTCGGCGCGCTCGGCGTGCGGATCGAGACCGGCACCGAGGTCGAGCGGATCGTGGTCGAGTCCGGGCGAGCGACCGGCGTCGTCGCGGGCGGCAGGACCTTCCGCGCCCGCCGGGCCGTGCTCGCCTCGGTGACGCCGACCGCGCTCTACGGCGACCTGCTCCCGGCCGCCGCCGTCGACGCGGACCTGCGCGCGGAGGCCGCCCGCTTCCGCTACGGCCGCGGCGAGATGCAGATCCACGTCGCGCTGTCGGGACCGCTCGGCTGGCGCGACCCGCGGCTGGCCGAGATTCCGCTGGTGCACCTGTCGGACGGATCGGCGAGCACCGGCATCGCCTGTGCCGAGGCCGAGGCCGGGCTGCTGCCGCGGCGGCCCACGGTCGTGGTGGGCCAACAGTACGTCCTGGACCCGGACCGGGTGCCCGCGGGCGCGGCGGCGCTGTGGCTGCAACTCCAGGAGGTCCCCTTCGCGCCGCGCGGTGACGCGGCCGGCGCCCTCGACACCGCCGCGGGATGGACGAAGGAGCTGGCGTCGGCGTACGCCGACCGCGTCCTGGACCGGATCGCCGCGCACGCGCCGGATCTGCGCGCCAAGGTGCTCGCCGTCGACGTGGTGACGCCGGCGGATCTGGCCGCCTACAACGTCAACGCGGTCGCGGGCGACCCGTACGGCGGCTCCGGCGAACTCGACCAGAGCTACCTGTGGCGGCCGCTTGGCTCGGTCGGCAGGCACCGCACCCCGGTGCCGGGGCTGTGGCAGATCGGCGCCTCCACCCACCCCGGCCCCGGGCTCGGCGGTGGGTCCGGGCACCTGGTCGCCACCACCCTCACCCGGCCGGGACCACTGGCCCGGCTGCGCCGGCGCTGACCTCGCGCACCCGGGACAACCGCCGCGCCGAGCGGATAGCCGGGCGTCCCGCCGATCACCAGACTCGTCGCAAACCCACGCACCCTCGCAGGAGTAGTGATGTCCGTTCTCAGCACCGTCGTCGAGGCCACCCGCAGCGGGGCCGTCGAGATCATCGATCTCACCACCCCGCTGCAGGAATCGACGCCGATCCTGCAACTGCCGCCGCCGCTGGCCAACACCGTGCCGTTCCGGCTGGAGGAGATCAGCCGGTACGACGACCGCGGCCCGGCCTGGTACTGGAACAACATCCACACCGGCGAACACACCGGCACGCACCTCGACGCACCAGTGCACTGGGAGACCGGCCGCGACGGGCACGACGTCTCGCAGGCGCCGTTGCAGACCCTGGTGGCGCCCGCCGCCGTCGTCGACCTCACCGCGCAGGTCGCCGACGACCCCGACTTCCTGCTCGAGGTCGCCCACCTCGAGGCATGGGAACAGGAACACGGACCGCTGCCCGAGGGCGGCTGGCTGCTCTACCGCACCGGCTGGGCTGTCCGCGGTGCCGACGCGGCCGCCTTCACCAACGACGGGCACACCCCGGGTGTGTCGGTGGAGTGCGCCCGCTGGCTGGCCGAGAAGTCCCCGCTGGCCGGCTTCGGGGTGGAGACCGTCGGCACCGACGCGGGCGCGGCGCCCGGCTTCGATCCCGCGTTCCCCTGCCACAGCCTGCTGCTCGGCGCGAACAAATGGGGCCTGACCAGCCTGCGCAACCTCGACAAGCTGCCCGCCACCGGCGCGCTGCTGATCGTCTCGCCGCTGCCGATCGTCGGCGGTTCCGGCAGTCCCGCCCGGGTGCTCGCCCTCGTCGAACGCTGACCCGGCACGCCCACCGGGCGGCGCCGCGGCTGATCGAACACCGGGCTCTCGCACACGAATCGGAGGACAACACATGGCGGAACGCTCGTTCGCCAACGAAGTCGGAAAGCTGCGCCAGGGGGCCGGGAGCACCCTGCACGTCGAAGGCATCCTGGCCGTCACGAAGGCGTTGCTGCAATCCGGTGTCGCCTACGTCGGCGGATATCAGGGCGCGCCGATCTCGCACCTGATGGACGTGCTCGGCGACGCCAAGGAGGTCCTCGACGAGCTCGGCGTCTACTTCGAGAACAGCGCCTCGGAGGCCACCGCGGCCGCCATGCTCGCCGCCTCGGTGCACTACCCGCTGCGCGGCGCGGTGACCTGGAAATCCACCGTCGGCACCAACGTCGCCGCCGACGCGCTGGCGAACCTGGCCAGCGGCGGCGTGACCGGCGGCGCGCTGATCATCCTCGGCGAGGACTACGGTGAGGGCTCGAGCATCATGCAGGAGCGCTCGCACGCCTTCGCCATGAAATCGCAGATGTGGCTGCTGGATCCGCGGCCGGACGTGACCGCGATCGTCGACGCGGTGGAGTCGGGCTTCGAGCTGTCGGAGGCCAGCAACACCCCGGTGTTCCTGCTGCTGCGGCTGCGCTCGTGCCACCTGCACGGCGCGTTCGAGGCCAAGGACAACAAGCGACCGCCGCTGACGGTGACCGAGGCGACCCGGCAGCCGACCCGCGATGTGAGCCGGATCGTGTTGCCGCCGGCCAGTTTCCAGCACGAACGGGAGAAGATCGAGGACCGCTGGCCCGCCGCGGTGCGCTACATCCGCGAGCACGGGCTCAACGAGGTGTTCGGCGCCGATCTGGCCGACGTCGGGATCATCGTGCAGGGCGGGCTCTACAACACCCTCAACCGCTCGATGGAACTGCTCGGCTGCTCGGACGCCTTCGGCAACACCCGGGTGCCGCTGTATGTGATGAACGTGGCCTACCCGGTGATCGACGAGGAGGTCGTCGAATTCTGCCGCGGCAAGCGGGCGGTGCTGCTGGTCGAAGAGGGTCAGCCCGACTTCATCGAACAGAACATCAACACCGTGCTGCGCCGCGCCGACGTGCCTACCGTGCTGCACGGTAAGGATCTGTTCACGATGGCCGGGGAATACACCTCGCTGGTGGTCACCCGTGGCCTGCACGAGTTCCTCGCGCGCTATCTGCCCACGGCGGTCACCGCCGAGCCGGCGCTGCTGCGTCCCGCCGACGACCCGGCCAGCCCCTTCGCCACCCGCGTCGATCCGCAGCTCGTGCATCCGCGCCCGCCGGGCCTGTGCACCGGATGCCCGGAGCGGCCGATCTTCAGCGGACTGAAGCTCGCCGAGCGGGAGACCGGCAAGCACCACATCAGCGCCGACATCGGCTGCCATCTGTTCTCGGTGAACGCGCCGTTCGACCTCGGCGCCACCACGATGGGCTACGGCCTGGGCTCCGCGGCCGCCTCGGCGCTGAACTCGACGGGCTCGGACCGCCGCACGATCGCCATGATGGGCGACGGCGGCTTCTGGCACAACGGGTTGAGCAGCGGCGTCGGCAACGCCGTCTACAACAAGAACGACCAGCTGCTGGTGGTGGTCGACAACGGTTACGCCGCCGCGACCGGCGGCCAGGATGTGCTGTCCTCGGCGGCCGAACTGCCCGCCCGCTCCACCAAGCACCCGATCGAGCGGGCCGTGCGCGGGATCGGCGTCCGGTGGGCCAAGACGATCGACGACACCTACGACGTCACGAAGGTCCGCGACACCTTCGTCGAAGCGCTCACCACCGACGAGCCGGGGCCGAAAGTCCTGGTGATGCAGAGCGAATGCCAGCTCAACAAGCAGCGCAGGGAGAAACCGCAGCGGGCCCGGGCGCTGCGCGAGGGCAAGC contains:
- a CDS encoding RidA family protein, with translation MAVERINPATLAKPSGFAHATRHRGIVHLAGQTAMDADGKIVEGGIVEQFRQAMTNMLTALAAAGGRPQDLVSVTIYLLDIPDYQANGKEIGRIWRELAGTEYPAMTGVGVTALWQPEALIEIQAVAAID
- a CDS encoding fumarylacetoacetate hydrolase family protein translates to MRLRTVRTDDGGSHAEIRRDGHWYPTAAPDVGALLARPDWRSAVTGEPVAGRSAPVVTAPRKIVCCGHNYRAHIAELGRAEPEFPTLFAKFADTLTAWDADITLGMAAADAGLDWEAELAVVVGVELRRADRATARAGIAGYTVANDFSVRTWQRRTAQWLQGKAFDATTPLGPDLVTPDEADPGDGLRITCRVNGVVEQCGSTDDLLFDPGALLSYISAFTTLRPGDVVLTGTPGGVGVAADPPRHLRDGDVVETEIEGIGLLRNRITLPTEDDPAPRDGKEDR
- a CDS encoding cupin domain-containing protein, which produces MSNETLDTTAVPVVTPAGQEHTDTAQSGGAVRVSGVSPQHTPATRIWYGRVSNEPGYRSLPHHHGEAETGGYVLKGVARIYFGADYQQYVDMKEGDFVFVPPFMPHIEVNMSTTEELVWLTARTPDNIVVNLPDVDDAILVGYRRA
- a CDS encoding phytoene desaturase family protein, producing MSEHTSAEVDAIVVGSGINGLVAAAELARAGWSVLVAERNSDIGGFIATEERTLPGYRHDTFSSWHPLFVTGAAYAGLGELLHEHGLTYRNTDGWVTASVGDDGAVTAAHRDPERTAAAFTDAGDRAAYLQMVARLTANLPAIGGLMGAELRSPAVLGPVTGLLRGNGRRGTETWLRDALTSGRGYTRRYFRGPEVDHLFAPWLLHAGLAPDHATGGLMVPMLATTLHAAGLPVVAGGSGEFVAAFRSLLGALGVRIETGTEVERIVVESGRATGVVAGGRTFRARRAVLASVTPTALYGDLLPAAAVDADLRAEAARFRYGRGEMQIHVALSGPLGWRDPRLAEIPLVHLSDGSASTGIACAEAEAGLLPRRPTVVVGQQYVLDPDRVPAGAAALWLQLQEVPFAPRGDAAGALDTAAGWTKELASAYADRVLDRIAAHAPDLRAKVLAVDVVTPADLAAYNVNAVAGDPYGGSGELDQSYLWRPLGSVGRHRTPVPGLWQIGASTHPGPGLGGGSGHLVATTLTRPGPLARLRRR
- a CDS encoding cyclase family protein, coding for MSVLSTVVEATRSGAVEIIDLTTPLQESTPILQLPPPLANTVPFRLEEISRYDDRGPAWYWNNIHTGEHTGTHLDAPVHWETGRDGHDVSQAPLQTLVAPAAVVDLTAQVADDPDFLLEVAHLEAWEQEHGPLPEGGWLLYRTGWAVRGADAAAFTNDGHTPGVSVECARWLAEKSPLAGFGVETVGTDAGAAPGFDPAFPCHSLLLGANKWGLTSLRNLDKLPATGALLIVSPLPIVGGSGSPARVLALVER
- a CDS encoding thiamine pyrophosphate-dependent enzyme, whose amino-acid sequence is MAERSFANEVGKLRQGAGSTLHVEGILAVTKALLQSGVAYVGGYQGAPISHLMDVLGDAKEVLDELGVYFENSASEATAAAMLAASVHYPLRGAVTWKSTVGTNVAADALANLASGGVTGGALIILGEDYGEGSSIMQERSHAFAMKSQMWLLDPRPDVTAIVDAVESGFELSEASNTPVFLLLRLRSCHLHGAFEAKDNKRPPLTVTEATRQPTRDVSRIVLPPASFQHEREKIEDRWPAAVRYIREHGLNEVFGADLADVGIIVQGGLYNTLNRSMELLGCSDAFGNTRVPLYVMNVAYPVIDEEVVEFCRGKRAVLLVEEGQPDFIEQNINTVLRRADVPTVLHGKDLFTMAGEYTSLVVTRGLHEFLARYLPTAVTAEPALLRPADDPASPFATRVDPQLVHPRPPGLCTGCPERPIFSGLKLAERETGKHHISADIGCHLFSVNAPFDLGATTMGYGLGSAAASALNSTGSDRRTIAMMGDGGFWHNGLSSGVGNAVYNKNDQLLVVVDNGYAAATGGQDVLSSAAELPARSTKHPIERAVRGIGVRWAKTIDDTYDVTKVRDTFVEALTTDEPGPKVLVMQSECQLNKQRREKPQRARALREGKRVVRERYGVDPETCTGDHACIRISGCPSLTVTDNPDPLRTDPIATVLDSCVGCGVCGANAHAAVLCPSFYRTDVVYNPTRRDRLLARVRGWWIGLLARGVERRIAGLEAQ